AAACATAATGACCGGTCTGGGCTACTTTGAGGTGTTCACCTTCACACTGACCTCCGAGCGGAAGCAGTTTGAATGGATGCGGCGAATGGATCGAGAATCGGAAAAAGTACGAGTGGCATCGCCCATAAGCACGGAGCATACGATGCTGAGATGCTCGATCCTGCCGAATTTGCTGGAGATACTCGCGATTAATAAGCACCGCGACCTGCCGCAGCGGATCTTCGAAGTCGGTCCCGTTGTGCAGAACTTTAAGGAGAACTACATGCTTGCGGCGGTTTCAACACACGCCACGGCAAACTTCGCAGAGGTCAAGTCCATAGCAGACGCGGTACTCAAGGAGATGGGGCTGGCCGATGTGGAGGTCGTTAACTCGAAAGACGGCGCATTCTTCGAGTACGGACGACGAGCTGACATCGTGAACGACGGCGAGTACATAGGCATCTTTGGCGAGCTGCATCCCGAAGTGATTACCAATTTCGGGTTGGATCACCCGGTAGTGGGGTTTGAGCTGGATATAAACAGCGTGAAATCGGGAAAAAAAGAACGTTCATAGCCCCGTCGTTTTCGAAGCAGGATTCAAAGAGTTGCCAGGTTCCGTACGTAGGTTCTCTTGCCTCCATGATTTATCGTTTTTTCTCGTTTATCGCTGTGGAACGATGGCGAGGCGGCGTGAAAATCCCGTGTTTCTTAATTAGATGCACTAGCTAGTTATCCGCTCACCACGGGCAGTGTAAAACAAACCGTGCATCCTTTCCCTTTCTCTGATTCCATCCAGATACGCCCCCCACACACTTCGATTATCCGTTTCACGATGGCTAATCCTGCACCGGTTCCCTCGCTCCTGCTATCCACCTTGTAGAACAGCTCGAAGACCTTCTCGTGCTGATTTGGATCTATACCCCTACCGTTGTCCTTCACAAAGAACACTGTCTCCGCGCCTTCCTCGCGATACCCGATATCTATCTCCGGGCTTGGCTGGTCGCCCCGGTATTTTATACAATTCCCGATAAGATTCACCAGCGCCTCGACTATCCGCATCCGATCCACGTGCACGGTGGGGAAGTCCTTGGCCACAGAAACTCGGACATTATTTGCGGTTAGTTCTCCCGCGGTCTGTCCAAGTGCATCGTCGACGATTTTTCCAAACGACACATCTTCAGGTGGATTCACCATACGTCCAATACGAGAGAGTTCCAGGGTGTCGTGTAAAAGGCGGCTCATCTGCGTAGTGGCCTTCGTTATGTGCTGCAAATCGTTTTCCACTTTCTCGCCTTCTGTTTCTTCTAAATCCTTCCGGAGCATGTCAGTGAAACCCTGAATGGTAATAAGCGGCGACCGTAAGTCGTGAGAAACGGTGTAGGTGAACCGTTCCAACTCGCGGTTCTTTGCTTCAAGCTCTTTAAGAATGAGAGTTCTTTCACTCTCCATTCGCTTCCAATCGGTGATGTCAGAGAACACATTGGAAAACTTGCCCTTCGCTGGAGAGGACGACGTGATATGCAGGTATTTGTCGATTGGCGGGAAATAGCGCTCGAACGAGGCCGGTTCCCTAGTCTCCGCAACCTTGGCATAGATCTCGAGGAACGGCGCCTCTCCCGTGCCATAGAGTTGCGAGGCCAACGCCCCGACGGCCTGGGCCCTGCTGATTCCAATAATTCGCTCATAGGCGGGATTGACATCGAGAATCCGGTAATCTACCGCCCGGCCTCCCTCGTAGATCACTTCGTCGATACAACATGCAGCCGCCATGTTATTGAACATAGCTCGAAACTTCTCTTCGCTCTCTCGCAGCGCTTCTTCCGCACGTTTGCGCTCGGTGATGTCGCGAAAGAAGGCAGTGAAGTAGGATCTTCCTTCAAGCGTTATGGAGCTTGAACTGATGTCCGCGTAGAAGACGGAACCGTCATTGCGGACGACGGGAACCCCAGTAGAAACCGAAAGCTCACCACTCACATGTTTCTGGAATTCCTGTTCGACGCTGGCCCATTCTTCTGAGGGGTGTAGAGATGAAATGGACCGGCTAACCAAGTCCTCCTTGGAGCAGCCCAGCAACTCAGCCATGGCGCCGTTTCCGAAGAGGATCTTTCGCGTTTTGCCGTCGAAGAAGATGATGCCATCTTTGCTGCTTTCAATAATGCTTCGGAACTTGCTCTCGGATTCCTTCAGGGCCTCTTTCGCACGCTTTTGCTCGGTGATGTCGTAGGACGTTCCATGGATCCAAAGAGGCTTCCCTGAGTCATCACAGATATTTTTAACATCCTCGTGAAGCCACCGTATCGCTCCATCCTTGCGTATGATGCGGTATTCCATTTCACTTAAATACCCTGGAATCGAGCGCATTTTTTCCGCTTTCTCGTCCATTGTAGGTACGTCGTCCGGATGAATGAGCTGGTCCCATCTCACCTTGCCCGTGGCGAATTCGACCTCTTTATAGCCGGTGACCTCCTCAATTGCCCCGTGCAAAAATATCGGTGCAAAAGTGAGGTCGGCTCGAAACGCTATCCCCTGGAAGTTCTGCAAGAATTCCCTGTACCGTTCCTCACTATCTCGAAACGCCTCTTCCGCACGCTTACGTTCGGTGATGTCCCTTGCAATGCTCAAAATCGCTTGTTTCCCCTGATAAGTCACAAGACTGGAGCTGATTTCCACTGGAATTGTCTTTCCATCTTTGGTGGTGTGTGCTGTTTCAAAAACCTGTATTTCATCGCTTGGCATTCCTTTAATAAGGTCTCTTATTTCTTCCACGGTTAGATTGGTATCGATGTCGGGCGGTCCCATAGAAAGCAATTCTTCCCTGGAATAACCCAAAACCTTAACAGCAGCCTCATTCACATCAATAAAGTTCCCCTCAAGACCGATGACCCAAGCCGTGTCATTCATTCCGTTAAGTAACTCTCTATACTTCTCCTCGCTCTCCCGCAGCGCTTCCTCCGCTTTCTTGCGCTTGGTGATGTCTCGGATCGCGCCAATAAGCCCTACGATTCTGTCTCCCTCTCGAATAAATGTGTCGCTTTCTTCCACGTAAACAGCGCTACCGTCTCTTTTCACCAGGCGAAATTCAATCGGGGCTTCCTCTCCTGCTTCTAAGCACCGCTGCAAGTCTGCGCTGACACGCTCAACATCGTCCGGGTGAATGAATTCAAAGATATTATGCCCGACGACCTCTTCCAGTGCGTAGCCATAGGTAGAAACCTGCGGACTCACAAAAGTGAGCATGCCATCAGGAGTAACGGAGTATATCATGTCAAAGGTGTTCTCAACGATGACCCGATATTTCTCTTCGCTCTCTCGCAACGCCTCTTCCGCCCGCTTGCGGTCGGTGATGTCACGCGTGTTCACCAAATCGGCTGTCTCGCCCCTGAACGTTATCGTCGTGCCTATGCTCTCAACCCATTTTTCCGCGCCGTCCTTCGTTACCATCTTGTAGGTATTGAAGAAGCCACCCTTGTCACGTTTTACGAGCATAAGGTCCTTCATCACCGATTCTTTGTAGCTTGGGTGGATGAAGTCCAGGGCATTTAGCCCGATCACTTCTCGTTCTGATTTGAAACCCCCTAACTTGGCTGTCGCCTTGTTGGCCAACAATACTTCGCCGTTCCAGTCCAGGATCATTATTGCATCAAGCATGTTATCGACAAGCGACTGGAAAAGGTGCTCACTCTCCCGCAGTGCCTTTTCCGTCTTTAAACGGACAATCGGGCTGCCGATTTGCGCTGCAATCGTTTCGAGCGTGCCACGAGAGAAAACGGGCACCTCATCTAACGTATGGGAAGCGATATTCAGACAGCCGATCACCTGATCTTCGTGATACACCGGAATGATGGCGGAAGCACGCAAGCCCTCACGCCTTTTAGCCTCTTCCAAGGGCACCCCTAAACCAGAATGTTTTGCGTAGATTGGCTTGCCTGCCATTACGAGCCGCGTACTGGGCGAATCAGCTTCATAGTGTGACGAACTCTCGATAAAATCTGGTGATAGTCCTGTATGAACCACAAGGTTTAAAGCCCCGGTGGTCTCATCCACCAGATAAATGCCGCCACAGTCCATCCCTGATGCATGGATCACCGATTCAAGGCAGAGACGCAACCCCTCATTAAGCCCGGTTACCGTGTTAAGCGCTAGAGCCAGGTCGTGTTGGGTGTTTAGCAGATTTTCCGCACGCTTGCGCTCGGTGAGATCCAAAAGAGCTGCGACGCTCTTTCCTGTTCCCGGGATCATACTGACGGATAAGAAGATAGGTTTGATATTACCTGCTTTATCGATAAGCTTGAACTCATAGCTCGTTGGCGCAGCATTTGGATCGATCCTTCGTAAGCGATGATACTCTTTCATTCGCTCTAAATCCTCGTTCACGATGAATTCTGTCCAACTTTTCTTACCTTCCACTTCCTCCCGGGAATAGCCGAATAATTCTTCAAATTGCGTGTTCACCAGGGATAAGGTCGTATCCTCCTCAATGATGACCGTTGCGGTGCCGGTCGTTTCAAAGATGGTCCGGTATTCTCTCTCTGATTCCCTCAACGCTTCTACAGCTCTCTTTTTCTCCACTGCATCACGGATCGCGTGCGCCAGGGTACCGTACATGCTGTCGGTATCTACACCTTTCTGTATGTAGTGATTCGCTCCCCGGTTCAATGCCTCAATCGCTACTTCTTCTCTCCCTCTCCCCGTGAGCATAATGAATGGAATGGCGTTTCCCTCCTCTCGAAGGTGTTGGAGGAATCTTAGACCATCCATTCCCGGCATCTTATAGTCCGCGATTACAACATCGTAGTTTCCGCGTTTTAAGAGTTCTACGCCTTCTACGCCGGACGTGGCGGAATCAACAGTAAAATCATCGTTTTCGCTTTCCAGGTATCTTTTTGTTAATTCAAGAAAATAGTGCTCATCATCCACATGTAGTACCCATATTCCAGTCCGCTTTTCTTCGTGTCTGTCCATCTGACCCTCTTTCTTCAGACCACAAACTAAGTGCACAAAACAAATCGTCAATAGTAGATGATATACGAGCAACCCTACTAAAAAGCTTTTCGATTCGTGAGCTGAGATGAGGAGTCCAGCACGTCAACCGGAAAGGCGAAACTAAATCGCTCTCCCGAGCACATTCACCAAACCCCTATGAACGCTTAACCACTAATTAGCGCTCTTATACCATCCATAGGTTAAATTCGAGCATAATAAGAGCTGGTATAAGCAAACTGCTGGAAGTTTATATAAAGTGAAACAGATACGACTTATTTGGGGGTATTCCAATGGCGATAACAGACTTGGGACAGACCATCCCGTATACGGGAATAACCATTTTTCAGGTAGTAACCGCGATAATCGTCCTCTTCGTCGGTTGGATAGCGGTAAAGATAATTATCGTGGTGTTTAAGAAGGAACTCGTGAAGACAAAGCTGCCGGAACTTGTGGTGGAGTTCTTAGCACGGTTCTTAAGCGCGCTCCTTTACGTTGTCGTGATACTGTTGGCCGTGAGTGCTGTGGGTATTACCGTCGGTTCGGTAGTAATCGGTCTCTCTGCGGTCATAGGTTTGGTATTGGGCTTTGGTATGCAGGACACGATGACAAACTTATTTGCCGGGGTGTGGTTGGCTGCGCTGAGACCGATTGATAAGGATGAAGTGGTTACCACGAATGGTCAGACCGGGAAGGTGAGTGCGATAGGTATGATGTCAACCGAGCTTCTATCGTACGATAACAAACTTGTTACACTTCCGAACAAGCTCGTCTGGGGCAGTCCGATCATCAATTTCACGCGACTTCCGACACGGCGCGTTGATGTCAGCGTCGGCGTCAGTTATGGCACAAACCTGGAAAAAGCCATCTCGGTCGCACTGGATCTGATGAAGAGCCACGCGTTAGTTCTCGACGATCCCGCGCCGGCGGTGGTCGTCACGGAGCTTGCAGATTCGTCCGTGAACCTCCAACTCAGGATGTGGACGAAAACGCCAGACTATTGGACGGTCAACTTCGAAGTGACCAAAGGCATCTTCGAGGCGTACAAGCGCGAAGACGTGGAAATACCGTTCCCACAGATGGACGTGCATCTCAAACAAGAGTGAAACACCAACCTCTGCCACAAATAAGGCGGCAACAGTAGAAAACCTGCGAAGCGATGCAGCGATGAGAAAGTCAACACTTTTCGGTAATACCATATCTAGTTAGTTAACTAAAAAATCCCAAGTCAACTGCTTGATAATCAGAATCCACCACTTTATTTTTTTTCTCTTTTTTTAGTTCTGAAAAACCGCCGTTTCAAAACGTCCTTCTCCGTTTCGATTATCAGCTCGACCAAGTGCTCGTTTACTGCGTGTTCCTTTTTCAGTATCTCCTCAGCGTCACCAACGCTGAGTCCTTTACCCGCAAGTGCAATCAGCGCGGCCTTCCCGTAGGTTGCAATCAATTCCGCCGATTTCTGTGCGTCGTTAACCAGCTTGCTCGTCTTTTTGCTCTTGCCTGCGCTTGCACTACTCTTGCTTTGCCGCATTCCTCTTCTCACCTCGCTCTCATCCGCTTTTAACGCACCCACCAATGGGGACTCGCATTCCGGGCACTTGAGATTGTCTACTGCCACATCGTTTATTCTTCGTACTGCCGTGTACTGCCAGCAATTGGTGCAGACAAACGTCAGGGATTCGTCCAACAGCCGGGCCTTCACGTATTTTAGGATGACCCGGTGCATTCGTTCCGGTGGGATGAGCTCGTAGCCGTGCTTTATTGCATCGCCAATGCCGGCGATTGGGCTGACCGCATCGCCCTTTATTACCTCTAGTTCCAGCTTGCCTGCGTTTATCCGTTTTAAAAGCTGTGCGGTCAGAGCTATATCCACATCCTTATTCTGAGCTTCACGCAGCGCTTCGTCAAAGACCGCAGAGCCTTCAAAGCTTCGTATTACGTTGTCCAGATCGAGATCGCTCAATGAGGCATCCCGGGCTATAGCGCCGAATCGCCGTGCTACGTGGATGAATCGCATTTTAAATAACCTACTTCGTGCCAATGCTTTCAGTGCGAGCGGTTCGACTGGTTTGGCTGCCAAATCGAGCACGATCTCCCTGACATCCTCGGGCGTTAGTCCGGGTTCCTCGATCTTGAGCTGTATCCGGTACGGGTCTTGCTGCACGCCTACCGGCACACCGAGCCGGTCCGACAGAACAGAAGCTAAAAGCATTGCGAAGGTTCTGTTAGCACGGAGTCCGAAAGAGCAATGGAGGATGATCTGATCGTTCCAGCGTTCCAGTGTCAGCAGCTTATCGGTCGGCACGGGATAGCCCTTTTTCACCTGCTGGATAACTTCGTCTAAGGCCCTTGTTAGCGTCTGCTGACTGCCCGGATACTCCGTTAGGAGCCCCTTTTCCAGCGTATCAACCTCTGTGCTCGGTCCATGCTCCTGTTCGCGTTTCACGAATCCGCGAATCTTACCTACCTCATCGGCGATCGTATAGGGAACGGGTATCTCCTCGCCCGCCCAGCTCGGAATGGCGCCTGTCGGATCTTCCTCACGTTTCACGTATATACGCTCGCCGTAGACGTGTAGGATTTTCCAGGCGCGACCGCCTTCGATGAACTTGTTACCGGGCTTGGCGTATTCCGCGACGAACGCTTCATCTAAAACGCCGACTGGCGTATCATCCTCGTCAATGACAAGATAATGCCTGACCTCAGGGATCATGGATAGATGCTCGAAATAATAGCTGTACAGTGCTTTTATCCGCTGTGGCCTCAGGAACACCTTATCCTCTTCGGAGAACCAGAGTAGTCGTGGAATGCGAGAATGCATATAGCTCAATACGGCGATCAACTCGCCCTCCTCGAGGTTGCGATACGGATACGCTTTCCTTATGACGTTCCGGGCTTCTTCGAAGCTCCATCGCCGTTTCGTCAGAAGCAGCCCAGCTATCTGATGCGCCAGGACGTCAAGCGGGTTCTCGGGAATATCCGCAGGCTCTAAATCGTCCGCAAGCGCACGACGGCAAATGACCAG
This genomic window from Methanomicrobia archaeon contains:
- a CDS encoding DEAD/DEAH box helicase, yielding MSPPTVFTSFSNPIQKAIEEKGFSYPTEAQSGAIPPIMAGKNVLLIAPTATGKTESALLPVLDAVLKAEREPGIKMLYITPLKALNRDMLERLQWWCKRLDLRLGMRHGDTSTREREAQAMVPPDILITTPETLQAILPGRIMRQHLAAVKWVIVDEVHELAIDKRGSQLALALERLRYLKESDFQIIGLSATIGSPDKVAKFLVGTERECEIINVSVSRSIEVEVFYPKAESEDYKLADELYTYPEVAARLRLMKKLVEAHQSTLIFTNTRSITEILGSRFRVWDLNFLVGVHHGSLSKPSRITVERGIKEGTLHGIICTSSLELGIDIGRLDFVIQYNSPRQVTRLLQRIGRSGHQIGGIAHGAIVVQDSDDALEALVICRRALADDLEPADIPENPLDVLAHQIAGLLLTKRRWSFEEARNVIRKAYPYRNLEEGELIAVLSYMHSRIPRLLWFSEEDKVFLRPQRIKALYSYYFEHLSMIPEVRHYLVIDEDDTPVGVLDEAFVAEYAKPGNKFIEGGRAWKILHVYGERIYVKREEDPTGAIPSWAGEEIPVPYTIADEVGKIRGFVKREQEHGPSTEVDTLEKGLLTEYPGSQQTLTRALDEVIQQVKKGYPVPTDKLLTLERWNDQIILHCSFGLRANRTFAMLLASVLSDRLGVPVGVQQDPYRIQLKIEEPGLTPEDVREIVLDLAAKPVEPLALKALARSRLFKMRFIHVARRFGAIARDASLSDLDLDNVIRSFEGSAVFDEALREAQNKDVDIALTAQLLKRINAGKLELEVIKGDAVSPIAGIGDAIKHGYELIPPERMHRVILKYVKARLLDESLTFVCTNCWQYTAVRRINDVAVDNLKCPECESPLVGALKADESEVRRGMRQSKSSASAGKSKKTSKLVNDAQKSAELIATYGKAALIALAGKGLSVGDAEEILKKEHAVNEHLVELIIETEKDVLKRRFFRTKKREKK
- a CDS encoding PAS domain S-box protein, yielding MDRHEEKRTGIWVLHVDDEHYFLELTKRYLESENDDFTVDSATSGVEGVELLKRGNYDVVIADYKMPGMDGLRFLQHLREEGNAIPFIMLTGRGREEVAIEALNRGANHYIQKGVDTDSMYGTLAHAIRDAVEKKRAVEALRESEREYRTIFETTGTATVIIEEDTTLSLVNTQFEELFGYSREEVEGKKSWTEFIVNEDLERMKEYHRLRRIDPNAAPTSYEFKLIDKAGNIKPIFLSVSMIPGTGKSVAALLDLTERKRAENLLNTQHDLALALNTVTGLNEGLRLCLESVIHASGMDCGGIYLVDETTGALNLVVHTGLSPDFIESSSHYEADSPSTRLVMAGKPIYAKHSGLGVPLEEAKRREGLRASAIIPVYHEDQVIGCLNIASHTLDEVPVFSRGTLETIAAQIGSPIVRLKTEKALRESEHLFQSLVDNMLDAIMILDWNGEVLLANKATAKLGGFKSEREVIGLNALDFIHPSYKESVMKDLMLVKRDKGGFFNTYKMVTKDGAEKWVESIGTTITFRGETADLVNTRDITDRKRAEEALRESEEKYRVIVENTFDMIYSVTPDGMLTFVSPQVSTYGYALEEVVGHNIFEFIHPDDVERVSADLQRCLEAGEEAPIEFRLVKRDGSAVYVEESDTFIREGDRIVGLIGAIRDITKRKKAEEALRESEEKYRELLNGMNDTAWVIGLEGNFIDVNEAAVKVLGYSREELLSMGPPDIDTNLTVEEIRDLIKGMPSDEIQVFETAHTTKDGKTIPVEISSSLVTYQGKQAILSIARDITERKRAEEAFRDSEERYREFLQNFQGIAFRADLTFAPIFLHGAIEEVTGYKEVEFATGKVRWDQLIHPDDVPTMDEKAEKMRSIPGYLSEMEYRIIRKDGAIRWLHEDVKNICDDSGKPLWIHGTSYDITEQKRAKEALKESESKFRSIIESSKDGIIFFDGKTRKILFGNGAMAELLGCSKEDLVSRSISSLHPSEEWASVEQEFQKHVSGELSVSTGVPVVRNDGSVFYADISSSSITLEGRSYFTAFFRDITERKRAEEALRESEEKFRAMFNNMAAACCIDEVIYEGGRAVDYRILDVNPAYERIIGISRAQAVGALASQLYGTGEAPFLEIYAKVAETREPASFERYFPPIDKYLHITSSSPAKGKFSNVFSDITDWKRMESERTLILKELEAKNRELERFTYTVSHDLRSPLITIQGFTDMLRKDLEETEGEKVENDLQHITKATTQMSRLLHDTLELSRIGRMVNPPEDVSFGKIVDDALGQTAGELTANNVRVSVAKDFPTVHVDRMRIVEALVNLIGNCIKYRGDQPSPEIDIGYREEGAETVFFVKDNGRGIDPNQHEKVFELFYKVDSRSEGTGAGLAIVKRIIEVCGGRIWMESEKGKGCTVCFTLPVVSG
- a CDS encoding mechanosensitive ion channel family protein — translated: MTDLGQTIPYTGITIFQVVTAIIVLFVGWIAVKIIIVVFKKELVKTKLPELVVEFLARFLSALLYVVVILLAVSAVGITVGSVVIGLSAVIGLVLGFGMQDTMTNLFAGVWLAALRPIDKDEVVTTNGQTGKVSAIGMMSTELLSYDNKLVTLPNKLVWGSPIINFTRLPTRRVDVSVGVSYGTNLEKAISVALDLMKSHALVLDDPAPAVVVTELADSSVNLQLRMWTKTPDYWTVNFEVTKGIFEAYKREDVEIPFPQMDVHLKQE